One segment of Leuconostoc lactis DNA contains the following:
- a CDS encoding pyridoxal phosphate-dependent aminotransferase: MISERAQAVEAAATLAMSRLAKAMQADGIDVINLGVGESDFQTPEHIAQAAIAAIEAHQTSFYTPTSGLDALKQAIVDHVQQRYDATIARNNVTVTTGAKLSLYALMQVLLNPGDVVVAAAPLWVSYVEQIKLAGGQLQTIVPDNAALKLTVADLEALTTPVKAIIVNSPTNPTGQVYTRDELQAILNWADEHDTYVILDEIYGQLVYNGATFTSGLQLQPLENSRMIIVDGVSKAYAMTGWRIGWTLASADIIAAMNKLLDHMTSNPTAVAQYAAIAALTGDQSSVEVMRQAFEKRLNATFDALNSVPGLEVAVKPEGAFYLFPKVDPQVLAAAGVADTSELSMKVLKEARVAMPSGEGFGMPGYLRMGYAKDQAVLDEAVRRLTEFFQQYI, encoded by the coding sequence ATGATTTCGGAAAGAGCGCAAGCAGTCGAAGCCGCCGCTACCTTGGCAATGAGTCGTTTAGCCAAGGCCATGCAAGCCGATGGGATTGATGTGATTAATTTGGGCGTTGGCGAATCAGATTTTCAAACACCCGAACACATTGCCCAAGCAGCGATTGCGGCGATTGAAGCCCATCAAACCAGCTTTTATACCCCAACAAGTGGGTTAGACGCTTTAAAGCAAGCCATTGTGGATCATGTACAGCAACGGTATGATGCCACCATCGCTCGTAACAATGTGACGGTGACGACTGGGGCTAAATTATCACTTTATGCGCTAATGCAGGTGCTCTTAAATCCAGGCGACGTCGTGGTTGCAGCGGCACCACTTTGGGTCAGCTATGTTGAACAAATTAAGCTAGCTGGCGGCCAATTGCAAACAATTGTGCCAGATAATGCCGCTTTGAAGTTAACGGTAGCTGATTTAGAGGCGCTGACAACACCGGTTAAGGCCATTATTGTAAATTCGCCAACTAACCCTACCGGGCAAGTTTATACGCGTGATGAATTGCAGGCTATTTTAAATTGGGCTGACGAACATGACACGTATGTTATTTTGGATGAAATTTATGGTCAGCTCGTTTATAACGGGGCAACATTCACGTCAGGCTTGCAACTCCAACCGCTTGAAAATAGTCGGATGATTATCGTTGATGGTGTGTCGAAAGCCTATGCGATGACCGGTTGGCGAATTGGTTGGACGTTAGCTAGTGCTGACATTATTGCGGCGATGAATAAATTGTTGGATCACATGACGTCTAATCCAACAGCAGTCGCACAATATGCAGCGATTGCGGCGTTGACAGGTGACCAGTCATCTGTTGAAGTGATGCGACAAGCCTTTGAGAAACGCTTGAACGCCACGTTTGATGCCCTTAACAGCGTGCCAGGCCTTGAAGTGGCCGTCAAGCCCGAAGGTGCTTTCTACCTATTCCCAAAGGTTGACCCACAAGTACTGGCGGCGGCTGGGGTAGCTGATACCAGTGAGTTGTCGATGAAAGTCCTGAAAGAAGCACGTGTGGCCATGCCATCTGGTGAAGGCTTTGGGATGCCAGGTTATTTGCGAATGGGCTATGCCAAAGACCAAGCCGTTTTGGACGAAGCTGTTCGTCGTTTAACAGAATTTTTTCAACAATACATTTAA
- the asnS gene encoding asparagine--tRNA ligase, translating to MSQDIPTIQIIDAKDYVGQTVKIGAWLRQKRGSGKLAFLQLRDGTAFFQAVVAKADVPESVFELAKGLKQETSLYVTGEIREDARSSFGYEMAVSDIEVIGESHDYPITPKEHGTDFLFDERHLYLRHLKPFATLKIRNTLIAATYEFFNNEGFVKLDSPLLTGSAPEGTTELFETDYFGESAYLSQTGQLYAEAGAMAFGKVFTFGPTFRAEKSKTRRHLTEFWMVEPEMAFMHQEESLELQERYISFLISKVLERNEQELDILGRDKALLASYTELPYPRISYDDAVKLLQDNGFDIEWGVDFGSPEETFLANHFAKPVFIINFPKAIKAFYMKRHATRDDVVVSADLLAPEGYGEIIGGSERDTDYEYLKMRIEEQGLDLEEYNWYLDLRKFGSVPHSGFGLGLERMVTFVTGEEHIREAIPFPRMTNRIRP from the coding sequence ATGTCACAAGATATTCCCACAATTCAAATTATCGATGCTAAAGACTATGTTGGCCAAACGGTCAAGATTGGGGCTTGGCTTCGTCAAAAGCGCGGTTCAGGTAAGTTGGCCTTTTTGCAATTACGCGATGGTACAGCATTCTTTCAAGCTGTGGTAGCCAAAGCAGATGTACCAGAATCAGTCTTTGAACTGGCTAAAGGATTAAAGCAAGAAACAAGTTTGTACGTGACGGGTGAAATCCGTGAAGATGCGCGATCATCATTTGGCTATGAAATGGCAGTGTCAGATATTGAAGTCATTGGTGAAAGCCATGATTATCCAATCACGCCAAAAGAACACGGGACAGACTTCTTGTTTGATGAACGGCACCTCTATCTACGTCATTTAAAGCCGTTTGCGACATTGAAGATCCGAAATACATTGATTGCCGCAACGTATGAATTCTTTAACAACGAAGGTTTCGTCAAGTTGGATTCACCACTCTTGACTGGTTCTGCCCCAGAAGGGACCACTGAATTGTTTGAAACGGATTACTTTGGTGAATCTGCTTATTTGTCACAAACTGGACAATTGTATGCTGAAGCAGGGGCAATGGCCTTTGGGAAGGTCTTTACTTTTGGTCCAACATTCCGTGCAGAAAAGTCAAAGACACGCCGTCATTTGACGGAATTTTGGATGGTTGAACCAGAAATGGCCTTCATGCATCAAGAAGAGAGTCTGGAATTGCAAGAACGCTATATTTCATTCTTGATTTCAAAGGTCTTGGAACGCAATGAGCAAGAGCTTGATATTCTTGGTCGTGACAAGGCGTTATTGGCGTCTTACACGGAACTCCCTTACCCACGTATTAGTTATGATGATGCGGTGAAGTTGTTGCAAGACAATGGCTTTGATATTGAATGGGGTGTTGACTTTGGATCACCAGAAGAAACATTCTTGGCTAATCACTTTGCTAAGCCTGTCTTTATTATCAATTTCCCAAAAGCAATCAAAGCCTTCTATATGAAGCGTCACGCAACACGTGATGATGTTGTCGTGTCTGCCGACTTATTGGCACCAGAAGGTTATGGGGAAATTATCGGTGGTTCAGAACGTGATACCGACTATGAATACTTGAAGATGCGCATTGAAGAACAAGGCTTAGACCTTGAGGAATACAACTGGTATTTGGATTTGCGTAAGTTCGGTTCAGTGCCACACTCAGGCTTTGGCTTAGGATTAGAACGCATGGTCACATTTGTCACGGGTGAAGAACACATTCGTGAAGCCATTCCGTTCCCACGAATGACTAATCGTATTCGACCATAA
- a CDS encoding DnaD domain-containing protein, with the protein MVLDQRLQQYIQAGQTAISNDLLQHYHEIGMDNDDLALYLQVTRIQNQGDAATPKILAQILHVTENVVVARLKSLITRELMVIAATTKQVETYDFTPMIAKLLQGQQISVQPIMSDGKSTRREIFQTLEAEFGRPLTPMEMQTVGHWFDQDHFEPDLMLLAIQEAVANNARSLRYIETILVNWQRDNVKTATQAQIAKQKRRGVTYTYDNLF; encoded by the coding sequence ATGGTATTAGATCAACGATTACAACAATATATTCAAGCAGGTCAAACAGCGATTAGTAATGATTTGTTGCAACACTATCACGAAATTGGGATGGATAATGATGATTTAGCCTTATATTTACAGGTAACGCGAATTCAAAATCAAGGGGATGCTGCGACGCCTAAAATATTAGCGCAAATTTTACACGTGACTGAAAATGTCGTGGTTGCCCGCTTGAAAAGTTTGATTACGCGTGAGCTGATGGTGATTGCCGCGACCACGAAACAAGTGGAAACGTATGATTTTACGCCAATGATTGCGAAATTGCTGCAAGGGCAACAAATTAGTGTGCAACCCATCATGTCTGATGGCAAATCGACGCGTCGTGAAATTTTCCAAACGTTGGAGGCTGAATTTGGTCGGCCATTGACGCCGATGGAAATGCAGACGGTTGGCCATTGGTTTGATCAAGATCATTTTGAACCAGACTTGATGTTATTAGCCATTCAAGAAGCCGTTGCCAACAATGCGCGTAGTTTACGCTATATTGAAACAATTTTGGTGAACTGGCAACGAGATAATGTTAAAACAGCCACCCAAGCGCAAATTGCCAAGCAAAAGCGTCGCGGGGTGACCTACACATATGATAATTTATTTTAA
- a CDS encoding exonuclease domain-containing protein gives MNANKTFVVVDLETTGQSVARGGRIIQIGMTFIKNRRIIDHFESFVDPGQPIDRNIQQLTHISEKDVRDAPYFEEIAPVLRNMLQDTVLIAHNINFDYPYLNDELARTGFPVLNNPAIDTVQLAQILLPTAPGYRLLDLTTFLNITLNNAHRANADAQATALLFLKLWQKAEQLPVVVLQQLQFGQWPLLRQTQDFLRVVKSKRQLADFDIVAQVAVTKPDPVPPMAPATLPAYPQSSQEKQQQFGQWLTSNEAQNDLMNRVYAFLTKKTDGVLTVLTAPKIGKTLGYLVPLIFDPQARPIVLLTNDDSLQQQQQALVEKIAKLLAIHFTAAILHDPSAYIDVERFNQLLKTADDTSPAQFFKARILVWLTQTQTGLLNEIQVGATNLPILDELRGNEQGIFYQRAQRLVNRAEVLTMNFETYFNQAQPLLVARERTKWPVVVMETPSAFVDELSAHYRAQLNLTDIKNSLKGLMHQEVAGLTHKQRLFVKQSVAEALKLVKQILQTDKVATQLKRAERLLMIIMRLMTILDIGEHGVVPASWATLPHELTNIKRLQQEPVVTVQDQEHDENGQTQLTRTFFVPVATTYQTHFLAHIHKLLVVSEYLDNQVSAFLREVPEQMTAERDFIHHDNQPVTVIQMGRTSPVTHLQALTQHNVGEIMMIVPDSERVNHWYQKLKHVLTTDYGLVAEGVTGSLEKIQRQRHTEQQNILIVTPKIMSTMWLRDQELPNIVIVPEREVWQPVSRLALVLTEMQRHPKALLVTQLNAMQRHRFKSQADIKANVALKNNLLAQYDQILTDF, from the coding sequence ATGAACGCCAATAAAACGTTTGTTGTTGTCGATTTAGAAACAACTGGACAAAGTGTTGCTCGCGGTGGGCGCATCATCCAAATTGGGATGACTTTTATCAAAAATCGCCGCATCATTGATCATTTTGAATCTTTTGTGGATCCAGGGCAACCAATTGATCGCAACATTCAACAACTTACGCATATTTCAGAAAAAGATGTGCGCGATGCGCCTTATTTTGAAGAAATCGCACCAGTTCTACGTAACATGTTACAAGATACGGTACTAATTGCGCATAATATTAATTTTGATTATCCTTATTTGAACGACGAGTTAGCACGAACAGGCTTTCCAGTGTTGAATAATCCTGCCATTGACACGGTCCAATTAGCACAAATTTTGTTGCCAACAGCGCCAGGCTATCGGTTGTTGGATCTGACAACATTTTTAAATATTACGCTCAATAACGCCCATCGGGCAAATGCTGATGCGCAAGCAACAGCGTTACTATTTTTGAAATTATGGCAAAAGGCGGAACAGTTACCCGTCGTTGTCCTCCAACAATTACAATTTGGTCAGTGGCCGCTCCTGAGACAAACACAGGATTTTTTACGGGTGGTCAAATCAAAACGACAACTAGCTGATTTTGACATTGTGGCCCAAGTCGCCGTGACGAAACCAGATCCCGTGCCACCAATGGCGCCAGCGACGTTGCCAGCCTATCCACAATCTTCTCAAGAGAAGCAGCAACAATTTGGGCAATGGTTAACCTCAAATGAGGCCCAAAATGATTTAATGAATCGCGTCTATGCGTTCTTAACTAAAAAAACTGATGGCGTGTTAACAGTATTGACTGCGCCGAAAATTGGCAAAACTTTGGGTTATTTGGTGCCTTTAATTTTTGATCCGCAAGCACGGCCAATTGTGTTGTTGACAAATGATGACAGTTTGCAGCAACAGCAACAAGCATTGGTGGAGAAAATCGCTAAATTATTGGCTATCCATTTTACGGCAGCCATTTTGCATGATCCGAGTGCGTATATTGATGTTGAACGTTTTAACCAATTGTTAAAAACAGCTGACGACACGTCGCCAGCCCAATTCTTCAAAGCCCGCATTTTAGTGTGGTTAACACAAACACAGACTGGTTTATTAAACGAAATCCAAGTCGGCGCTACCAATTTGCCGATTCTAGATGAATTGCGTGGTAATGAGCAGGGGATTTTCTATCAACGCGCCCAGCGTTTAGTCAACCGTGCTGAAGTGTTGACGATGAATTTTGAAACTTACTTTAATCAGGCGCAACCGCTTTTGGTAGCGCGTGAGCGTACAAAATGGCCGGTCGTGGTCATGGAAACGCCGAGTGCGTTTGTTGATGAATTATCAGCACATTATCGGGCACAATTGAATTTGACTGATATTAAAAACAGTTTGAAAGGGTTAATGCATCAAGAAGTTGCTGGGCTCACGCATAAGCAGCGTTTGTTTGTCAAACAGAGTGTGGCGGAAGCCTTGAAATTAGTGAAGCAAATTTTGCAAACCGACAAGGTTGCCACGCAACTCAAGCGCGCAGAACGTCTATTAATGATCATCATGCGCTTAATGACGATTTTGGATATTGGCGAGCATGGCGTTGTCCCGGCGTCATGGGCGACCTTACCGCACGAACTGACCAACATCAAACGGTTGCAGCAAGAACCAGTTGTGACAGTGCAGGATCAAGAACACGACGAAAACGGGCAAACACAGCTCACGAGAACATTCTTCGTCCCAGTCGCAACAACGTATCAAACACACTTTTTGGCGCATATCCATAAACTTTTGGTTGTCAGTGAGTACTTAGATAATCAGGTGAGTGCCTTTTTGCGTGAGGTGCCAGAACAGATGACGGCAGAACGTGATTTTATTCACCATGATAATCAACCAGTAACCGTGATTCAAATGGGTCGCACCTCGCCAGTCACGCACTTGCAAGCGCTCACACAGCATAACGTGGGTGAAATTATGATGATTGTGCCAGATAGTGAACGGGTGAATCATTGGTATCAAAAGTTAAAACATGTTTTGACAACCGATTACGGGCTCGTTGCGGAAGGGGTCACCGGCTCACTTGAAAAAATCCAACGCCAACGGCATACCGAACAGCAAAATATTCTGATTGTCACGCCAAAAATCATGTCAACCATGTGGTTACGCGATCAGGAGTTACCCAACATTGTGATTGTACCGGAACGGGAAGTTTGGCAACCAGTGTCACGTCTCGCCTTGGTATTAACTGAAATGCAACGTCATCCGAAAGCATTACTCGTGACACAATTAAATGCTATGCAACGCCACCGGTTCAAATCACAAGCAGACATTAAAGCCAACGTGGCGTTAAAAAATAATTTGCTGGCACAGTATGACCAAATTTTGACAGATTTTTGA
- the mvk gene encoding mevalonate kinase: MISQMLGVGIAHAKIILVGEHAVVYNQPAIAIPLTNLTVTTTIRPAFSGQTIESSTFHGDLDELGANVEGLRQLILKLLQSLNLVDAPFTLEIETNIPQERGFGASAAFATSITKAFFDYVKAPLSPDQLKHFTDLAEGISHGSASGLDAATVGSDDPIWFVKNDTLTAFKMTLTGTLVVADTGIHGQTMHAVNIVKSNLDDDYDLTWQKIVHLGQIAEKVRTDLTHNQPEHVGLLFTAAHHELQSLGVSHPKLDNLVNAALHAGALGAKLTGAGIGGAMFALAKNNDDAINIANALTKAGAQNTWIQPL, translated from the coding sequence ATGATTAGTCAAATGCTTGGAGTGGGAATTGCCCATGCCAAAATTATTTTAGTCGGTGAACATGCCGTCGTTTATAACCAACCAGCTATTGCCATTCCATTAACGAACCTGACCGTGACTACAACAATTCGCCCAGCCTTTAGCGGGCAGACGATTGAAAGTAGCACGTTTCACGGCGACCTCGATGAATTAGGCGCGAATGTGGAAGGCTTACGTCAGCTCATCCTTAAATTACTGCAATCGTTAAATTTGGTTGATGCCCCTTTCACGCTAGAAATTGAAACCAATATTCCACAAGAACGTGGTTTCGGCGCGTCAGCGGCTTTTGCAACCTCGATCACAAAAGCCTTTTTTGATTACGTGAAGGCTCCCTTGTCACCTGACCAATTAAAACACTTTACCGATTTGGCGGAAGGCATTTCCCATGGCTCCGCATCTGGTTTAGATGCTGCCACTGTCGGTTCAGATGATCCCATCTGGTTCGTCAAAAACGATACCTTAACGGCTTTTAAAATGACCTTAACCGGGACACTTGTGGTCGCTGATACAGGCATTCATGGCCAAACGATGCACGCCGTTAATATCGTGAAAAGTAATTTGGATGATGATTACGACCTCACTTGGCAAAAAATTGTCCATTTAGGCCAAATCGCAGAAAAAGTTCGGACTGATTTAACCCATAATCAGCCCGAACACGTCGGTTTGTTATTTACGGCAGCACACCACGAATTACAATCACTCGGTGTGTCGCACCCCAAACTTGACAACCTTGTCAATGCTGCCCTACATGCTGGCGCATTAGGTGCTAAGCTGACCGGTGCCGGTATTGGGGGGGCAATGTTTGCCCTGGCCAAAAATAACGATGATGCAATTAACATCGCCAATGCCCTCACAAAAGCAGGCGCGCAAAACACTTGGATTCAACCATTATAA
- a CDS encoding THUMP domain-containing class I SAM-dependent RNA methyltransferase codes for MEKTYHLMATAAAGLESLVGKELDRLGYEPKVENYRVRFDGTARDILNANIWLRTADRVKIIVGEFDATTFDDLFEGVKALPWEDYLNYDSEFPVAGRSKKSELFSVPDVQAITKKAIVNRLQEAYHIRTRLPENGYFAQLEVMIDKDHVIVTLDTTGPSLFKRGYRVNKGGAPLKENFAAALVLLTNWHPDRPFVDPTTGSGTLAIEAALIGRNIAPGLIRDFDIEQMDWFDKTLSETVRDEAEAQADYDRTLDIQGFDIDENMVQIAIENAKHAGLGQDIVFKQLAAKDWTTDKENGVIVANPPYGERLGELDAARELYTQMGDVYRQLPSWSKYILTSDLDFENAYGEKATKRRKLYNGALRVDYFQYWGKRAK; via the coding sequence ATGGAAAAAACATATCATTTAATGGCGACTGCTGCGGCAGGTCTTGAGTCATTAGTCGGCAAAGAACTGGATCGCTTGGGCTATGAACCAAAAGTCGAAAATTATCGTGTCCGTTTTGATGGCACAGCGCGTGACATTTTAAACGCTAATATTTGGTTACGAACAGCTGACCGTGTGAAAATCATCGTTGGTGAATTTGATGCGACAACATTTGATGACTTATTTGAAGGCGTTAAAGCCTTACCATGGGAAGATTATCTGAACTATGATTCAGAATTCCCAGTGGCCGGACGGTCTAAGAAGTCGGAACTATTTAGTGTCCCAGATGTGCAAGCCATTACGAAAAAGGCGATCGTTAATCGCTTACAAGAAGCGTACCATATTCGGACACGTTTACCTGAAAATGGCTATTTTGCACAGCTTGAAGTCATGATCGACAAGGATCATGTGATTGTCACATTGGATACGACGGGGCCATCATTGTTTAAACGTGGTTATCGTGTCAATAAAGGTGGGGCGCCGTTAAAGGAAAACTTTGCCGCAGCGTTGGTTTTGTTGACGAATTGGCATCCAGATCGACCATTTGTTGATCCAACCACAGGATCAGGGACATTAGCAATTGAAGCTGCCTTGATTGGCCGAAATATTGCGCCTGGCTTGATTCGTGACTTTGATATTGAGCAAATGGATTGGTTTGATAAGACATTATCTGAGACGGTACGTGATGAAGCAGAAGCACAAGCAGATTATGACCGGACATTGGATATTCAAGGCTTTGATATCGATGAAAATATGGTACAAATCGCGATTGAAAATGCGAAGCATGCCGGCCTTGGACAAGATATTGTCTTTAAGCAACTGGCGGCCAAAGATTGGACGACAGACAAAGAAAATGGTGTGATTGTAGCCAACCCACCATACGGTGAGCGATTGGGCGAATTAGATGCAGCGCGTGAACTATATACGCAAATGGGTGACGTTTATCGCCAATTACCAAGTTGGAGTAAGTATATTTTAACGAGTGATTTAGACTTTGAAAATGCTTATGGTGA